In Ovis aries strain OAR_USU_Benz2616 breed Rambouillet chromosome 13, ARS-UI_Ramb_v3.0, whole genome shotgun sequence, the genomic window taatgagtattcaggattgatttccttcaggattgactggtttggtcttcttgctgtccaaggaactctcaagagtcttctccaacactacagtttgaaagcatcagttcttctgtgctcggccttctttatggtccatctctcacatccatacatgactacttgaaaaaccatagctttgactatacagacctttgtcagcaaagtaacagtTTGcttaagaagcaaaataaaatgtccTGCTCCCTGTTGCCTGGTGTGTTTCAGGGCCAGAGGTGCAAAGTGAATACCCACTTCCCTATGCTCATGGAGACATAGGCATGTCCAGGGCCTCTGGACTCAGTGTTGCCATTACTTCACTATCCCCTAGGCGTCATTTATGTGGCGATTCACCTGGGGCTGGGGCCTGAGAAGCAGAATGGATGGGTGGCTTGGGGCAGCCCTCATGGAGATGGCAGCAAGGGCTCTGATCCGTGTGATGTGCTAGGTGGCCTGGGGTTGGGGAAACTGGGCTGGACAGAGCTGTCCGGTCACATGTCCAGCAGCCTGGCTGGCTCTCTTGGGCGAGAGAGGCCAGCTTCAGTCACAGTAGTTTCCCCAGCTTCTCCTCGCCCTGCTAGCTGTGTCATGCTGTGGCCACTGGTTTCTTGTCTGCTTCCCTCTGGTGCCTCCAGGGGCAGCCATGACCATGACTGGGCCCTGCTGGGTGCAGGTATTTGGCAGGGTCTGACAaggggtcctgctgctgctggtatTCATTCCACCTGCCTGCCTTTGGCTTGATGGTCAGGACCCTCGGTCTGTCCCTGGGTGCTGGTGCTGGGGTGCAGTGGGCGAGTGTTGTGGGTGGCCTGAGGGCCAGGGGACTGATTCCAGACACCTGAGACTGATGTCCATCCTGGGCTCCCCTCCTGGGAGGAAGTGCCACCAAGCACTTGGGAGGGCCTCCCAGCAACCCTGGTGAGCTCGCGTGACCGACCCAGGAGCCATGGGTCTGGGTACATGGTGCCCCTTGGCTCAGGGAGGTGACTGTGGTGTCTGTGACTGCCCAGCACAGGGGGTGTCACTCAGGATGAGCTGCCCTAGTGCCCAGTAGGCCTCACACAGCGGGACTATCCCCCACGAGCTGCCCAGAATGTGGCCCCAGCCTGGGGCCCACAGTGTCACTCCCTGAAGcgtggggaggggcagtggggcCGGCTGGTCGCTGTGTGTTGGGGGCTGGAGGCCTCTCACTAGGCTGCGTCCACCAGGCAGCACCCATATACCCTGTTGCGGCCATGTGGAGGTGTGCACCGTGTGGAAATGAGCCTGTTGATGCCGCGCGTGTGGACTCTTGTGTTTCAGGGCTGATGTAGGAGGTACTGGCTGATCTGAGAAGCGCACTTTCTCAGAGCATGGGCACAGCCCCCTCTGGCCCGGGCCGGGCCCAGGTCTGGTGGGCGGGCTGGGCGGGGCTTGGGGCTGACCGGCAGCCGTCTGTCTTGTCTGTCTTGCAGTGAACGAGTTCACGGTCATCAGGAAGAAGTTCCGCTGCCCCTACTGCAGCTTCTCGGCCATGCACCAGTGCATCCTCAAGCGGCACATGCGCTCACACACTGGCGAGCGGCCCTACCCCTGCGAGATCTGCGGGAAGAAGTTCACTAGGCGGGAGCACATGAAGCGGCACACGCTGGTGAGCGGCGCTGGGGGCGGGGCCACGCCAGGGAGGCATGGGGTCATCACGGGGTCAGTGTGGGGTCAGCAGGGGTCGGTCCAGGGCACGCTTTGTCCAGGCAGGATGGGGATGTGGGGTGTCAGAGTgccaagggaagccctgaactgGGGTCCACTCTGCGGTGGGAAAGACCAGGACAGCAGAGACCGCCACATCCCTCCTGACcggctctgcccccagccccagatgCAGAAGGCAGATGGGCACATCGCCCCGGCCCCACCCCTCAGGTTTCCCCTGAGACCGCCAGTGCTCTAGCCCGGCTTCTGCAGGCACCTCCTTCCCTGCCAGGACCCTGACCCCGCCCGGGGCTCCTGCCACGCAGCCACTTCCTCCATGCCCCTCCCACTCCCGCCCTGCAGTCACCATGCGACCCTACGGCCCCTGGAAGGTCTAGCGGTCTGGCTTGTAGCTCAGGAGCAGGTGCTGTGTGGATGTATTTGCTTGGCCAGGAAGTGATAGAGAAGGTCATGCTTGAAACCGCGAGGCAGAGTCACCAAAAAGCAGGCGAGGAACCCTTGGGTGTGTGAGAAAACAGGGAGGTCAggcggctgggggcaggggggaggaaAGAACGTTGGGTGGTGTGAGTGAAGGCACCTCAGGGCTGCATGGGCTGGCCAGCAGAGCAAGCCCCCAGGAGGCATAAAGGGGCCACATCTCTGCGGTGAGGGGCCCTGGTGCATCCTGGCACAGGGCTGACCGTCCAGGGAGGCCAAGGTGAGATCTCAGGCATGATGAAGTAAGCCAAGTGAGGGAGTGAGTCCAAGCCCACCGCCATAGCACCCGCATCCTTCCTTgcccatccatgcatccattcaGACAAGTGCCTGGCCATCTGGTGCTGGTGGACAGGCTCCCACAACTCCCCAGGAGCTGCCCCCACTGCCCAACCCTGTTGTGACCAGACTGAAGTCTTAGCTCTCTGATTGGGAGAGGGTTGCATAAGTCCTGGATTTAAAATGTAGCAAATTATAAGAagcaggaagagcccctggaccTAATGATCTGAGGCTCTGTGCTGAAATCAGATTCTGTGAGGAGGCCCAGTTCCTCCTGACATCCATCTCAGGCCGCATCCGGCCTCCCGCCTGCCCATGCTAGCTGGCAGCAGTCCTTGGTCCTTGTGGTTGAGGTTTAGTGTAAGGGCACAGCAGGGCAGATCTTCAAGGTGGTCTCGGGGACCCCTGAGCTGAGAAGTCCAGGGCACTCGGCCAGGCACATGGACTGGTCCCTCCATAGGGCTGTCGGTCGGAGAATTCAGAAAGGCTTCACTGTTCCCCTcggagcccccagccctgcctgccctgtGGGTCGGCACTCAGCCCAGCTCTGGGCTGTCCTGACGGCTTCCCAGAAGTCAGGTGGTCGAGTCACCCCTGGTCACTGCTGTCCCGAGACTCCCATCAACCATACCCCCATGCCCCAGCCACCGGGGGCCACCAGAGTCCCATCTGTCCCCTTGTGGGGCAAAAGCTGGGTGTGGCGGAGGTGACTCCTCTGCCATTTTTGTTGGAAGGTGTGGGGAGCAGCACGACCTCCAGTGAGATCTGAGCCTGGGGCCAGTCCTGCTGGGGGACATGACCAGCCTGGTGCCCAGCACACCTCTGAATGGGAACAAGTTTTGGTGACACCTGCAACTCTGTATGTCCTGGCTTTGTGCCTCAACCCCTGGCCAGGGTTAGGGGTGTGAGCAGCCTAGCGGATTGAGCCTCCACCCCCTACCCAGACCTCACCCTCTGGGCCCCCCAGTCATCCCGTCTCCCCCTGCACTGACTGCCAGCCCCCCACAACTGACCACCATCCCCCCTCACTGACCTCTGTCCTCCCACACTGATTGTCATCCCCCGGCACTGACTGGCCCCCACACTGACAGCCGTGCCCCCGCAGGTGCACAGCAAGGACAAGAAGTACGTGTGCAAGCTGTGCAGCCGTGTGTTCATGTCGGCCGCCAGCGTGGGCATCAAGCATGGCTCGCGGCGCCATGGCGTGTGTGCCGACTGCGCAGGTGGCGGCAGGGCCGGGTCCCTGGATGGTGGCGGTGCAGAGGGCTCCCCCGAGCTGTTCGCGGGTGACGGGCCATACCTGGAGGACCCTGAGGACCCACGCGGTGAGGGCGAGGAGGAGCTGGGCGAGGACGAGGATGACGTGGGCCTAGCCCCCGAGGACGCGCTGCTGGGAGACAAGGAGGACGACGACTCGCCACGGGGGCCCCACAGCCCCACCGGGGGCGTGGACAAGGACTTTGCCTGGATTTCCTAGGCCAGGCAAGCAATGGGCTGCGGCCGCCATCACCTGTGTGTGCCCCAGGTCCCTTCCCCTGCTGCCCCCAACCCCTTGTGGACAGCAACCTGGGGCTCTGAGGCGGCCGCCGCCCCAGCTAGCAGGGCTGGGGACACGCAGGGTGGAGGCGCAGAGTGGGTTTGAGCCTTGAGAGAGCCCGCAGCATCTCCCCCAGCTGGGGCACGTGGCAGGCCTCAGGGGAGCCCAGGAGGCCGGCGGCCAGGAAGGGGCAGCACTGGCCAGGGCCTCCTCTGTGGCCCTGAGGCCCAGGTCTTGGGGCTGTTAGGAGAGTTCCATCGACCCCGGCCATCCAGGGCTGAgtacccaccccccgccccgccccttgtCAGCAGCAGAGGGACTGCTGGCGGCTTGAGGGCTGTGCCTGTGATGGCAGCCTGTGGGATCCAGGTTGGGCGTCCACAAAGGCCTGCGGCCCTCCCACCTCTGGGCTTTGGTGCTCAACACACAGCAGCTGCCGACCTCGGCCAGGGCGCCCAGGTGCTATCTCCCCACGGAGGCAGCCGGGTGGGCAGGCCCAGGTGCTCCCACTGCGGGCGCCTCCTCTTTCTCCGTGTGCACTTCTCTGAGGGCCGGGCTGGCCTGCCCCTCAGCCCCGCCGTCCTGCTGCGCCTAGGCCACTCCTGCTGACCCTCCCGGGCGGCTTGCCTTCCTTGCTGCTAACGCCGGAGGGTGTCCCTGACGCCCATGCTGCTCACGCCGCCCGCGGGGGCCACCCCACTCCCCAGGTGCTCTGGGCCCCAGTTCCGTGAGTCGCTAAGGGAACTGAGGCCGGCACGTGAAATGGTTTGTTTGGCATTATCTTCAGAGTTGTCTTTCCTTTGGCTTCTTCCCGAGCCTCACTGTCTTGTAAATGAACTCATCCacccttctctgtcttttctgagGGCCCGGGGTCCCACCTCGTGCCGTGAGGACGCTGCCCGCTGCCCGTCCTCATCAGGCTGCCGGTCCAGTGCCAGCCTGTCTTCCTTAAGGCTCATGACACATGCATTCTGTCCCCTGCACCTGCCTCTCTTGGGAGCCCCCGCAGGATGCCGAGTCAGGGCCCTGAGGTGctgagctggggctggaggagagcTGGACTGggttttctctcttcccttagCCTGCATCGAATGGCTTCCCTGTGTTCCTGCCGGGTTCCCGCTCCTCTTTCTAGATGGAGAAAGGCAAATTCCACCAACCCCTCCCAGGTGGCTGCTGTAGGGGTGGCGGGGGCAGTCAGGGCTGGCTGCAGGCACCTGGATGGTGCTGTCTTTGAATCCCTGCCCAGGGGAGAAGTCACAGCttcatgttttgctttgttttaaacaCCATCAGCCATGTTTTTCTCAGAAGAGGACTGTGCTCCCATCCTCAGCTGTCGGCATCCTTGAGGGAAGGGCTGGCCAGCGGGGGCAGGAGCCCAGGGTGAGGGGGCTCCAGGGCCCGCGCCCCCTTCTGCCTTTCATAGTGGGGCCTGTCTGAGCCACTCAGCAGGGTTCCCCATTGTGTACCTTTCCCCCTCTTTCTAACCCCTTTTATAAACAAGACTTACTTTCTTATCAGATGCATTTGGAAACCAGACCTTTGCTACCAAGCATCTCTGGGTTTTGTACAGGGCCACCTCTGCGCCACTCTCAGGGCCTGCCCACTCCCGCTCTGGACCACCCTGGCTGACCCCTCCAGGGCCCTCGGTGCCACAGGGGCGTCTTCTCCCTCAAAACGATACTTCACTGGGAAATTCACCTCCCGCCCCTAAGCCCCCGTGTTAATTCTCGTATGAGCTGGATTTCAGAGATGGAGGCAAACATGAAGGGAAAGACAtgtaatgacttttttttttaatcgtggtcttttttctttttccaaagcaatgtttaaactaataaatatttttttatgaagTGGAAAGCGTGTAGATCACATCTCACATTTTTGTACCTTCCCATGTATGCGTCTGTGTTCGGTGTCTGCATCACCAACGTGGAAGGTGGGCCATCAGGCGGCTCGTTCTTtggggtaggggaggggaggggaaccAAGATTTTGTATCAAGCTCTGGATCCTGACGGGGTTGTATGTTTGGACTCTGGGTTTGGGAATAGTCACAACACTGCCAGGACTGGATAGGGACCTCGATTGAAAGGACACAGCTACTGCTTCCAACTTTGCACATCTTCCTTTTTAGAAAAGAGAACTcttgagaaaatgcaaaaactgGAACTTTTTGCAATATTATATGAAAGATAATCTTATTTTCGCTCATTCTGTGACATGTGCAACTCTTAAGAAAGCCATACTtaatggtgtttttatttttagatccTATATTGTGTTTTGTACCCGGCCCTTTTTAGAACTTGTAGTGAGGGcgctgtgtgtgtgcttttcttaaatatttattttttcaacatgCTTTCAAcctgtcaacaaaaacaaagcagACAAAAAAGGGCAGTGTTTGAagattgttgattttttttctggggATAATCTATATTATATCAACTTTATATTAACGACTATAAACCTGTGTTTGTATTGGAAATGTGTTTCACATTTGTGGGGGGTCTTTTGTAATCCGTCGGTGGAACATCAGGGCTGTTGCCTGTTTCCCTGGAGCCATCGATGCCAACAGCACCTCCTCCCTAGTGGTCTTGAGATTCCTTACCTGCTGGGTGTGCTCTGGGACCCCTGTGGGTCTCATCTCTGTGACGGGATTAGTTAGATATTCTTGCAAAGCGATCACTTTCAATAAATTGGGAAATTGCTGCTTGAGCCATCGCCTCGTGTGTGTTACAGACAGCATCCCCTCCTTCGGCCTTGCCCTGGGTAGAGGTAGCCAGAGgacgcccccccgcccccacagccCTTTGTGGCCTGGCTACTGGCCTCCTCTCTGCCCATCTGCTAGCCCTGCCTGTGGCAGGGTCCCAGTGCCATGTCCCTTCCCTCCCAGGAGACAGACACAGCTTTTGGAAAAGTCCCGAGTCTTTAATTTTACTCCTCGCCTGGCTCAGCCCAGGCGTGAGACACCTGAGCAAACACGGCAGACGCGCGCCTGGGCCCTCAGTCAGGTGAAGTGCGGGCGGGGCGCCCCTCCCTGACACCCCTCAAAGTGCATCAAGGACGCCCTGTGTGGCCCTATCACACTCCTGACGAGGCCATGGCCGACTGGGGGCCGAGGGGACAGCGGTGAGGTTTGGCTTTAGTGCAAAAGGCCAAAGGCTGGTTTCTTCAGAGGCACTTCTGAGTGGTGGGGACCTCCCCTCTTAAAAAGACCCTGCAGCTTGGAGAGGCCCTGGGCAGGCTCAGTCCAGGAAACGCTGGCAGGCCTTCTTCCAGCGGCAGGCCGTGCACCACAGGTCCCGGTGGTCCATGCCGTACACTTTCCGGCACTTCTTGGCATCACCCCGGGGCTTCCTGGGGGAACACACAGATACATGGGGTGCTATCGGGGCTGGGCCCCTCCCTGCCTGGTGCCCACCCTGGCCCCTCTACACGCACGTACCTTGGGTTGGCACTGGGTTTGGCTGGCAGGGCTGGCACACAGGCCCTGACAGGGGTGGTCTGTGGCTCCAGGCGGACGGGTGCCAGGCAGCCCTGAGAGGAGGCACTGCTATGGCCTCGTGCTCCTTGGGAGCCGCCCGTGACCTCACCCACCTGGTGGGCATGGTCACTGGGGCACACCTGGGAGGGGGATGTGGTGCTCAGCACCGGGGGtaggggcagggcaggcaggcgCAGAAGGCTGGGCAGGGCTAGGGGCTCCGGTGGCTCCAAGCGGGGAAAGGCGGGTGGCACCAAGGCCGTGGGGGACCCTGGGGTCAGGCCGGACAGCCCATCGGTCAGTGAGTCCATGCCACTATCCAGCTCTGTGTAGTAGAAGTCCTCCTCGCCATCACTCTGCTCCAGTTCAGCCTGCCTCCTGCAGGGTCGGGGGAGCAACAGGGTATGGAGGTGGGGTTGAAGCAGAAGCCTGCCTGgcacccctgcccctccccccttccAGCCCCCGCCGCACCCCAGGTGCACCAGGCGGATGTGTCTCTGCATCCCTGACGCGGAGCTCAGCACCTTCCCGCAGCGCTTCCACAGGCACTGGAACAGCCCCTGCAGCGAGCTCTGGGCAACAGGGGGCGGTCAGGCTGGGTGCCCCCCACGTCTACCCCACCCCAAGGGCCACACCGGCTCACCTTCCTCTTCCTCAGTGTGGACTCCCCGAACAGGAAGTGGGCTGCCTCAGGGGGCAGTGGCGGCGACGGTGTAGACGGAGAGGACTGATCACTGGCAGGGTCCCAGCTCCCGCCACTGCCCGGTGGCTGCACCGGGGCCTCCCTCCAGGGCTCCAGGCACGGTTCTGTGGACACACATGGGCTCCCGTGTCAGGATTTTGGGCCCTGGGCTATGCTGCAGGTGCTGCTGCCTACAAGTCCCTGAATGCAGAGCCTATGCCTGTTCACCTGTCCCCAGGTGAGCTTGAGGACAAAGAACCTCTTGAGGCAGCAGTGGCAGGGAGAAGGTAGCCAATACCGCCTGGTGACAGGGCTTTccagcacagagaaggaaacatgGAAGAGTCTGGGGTGGGGAGATGCCTGGCCTGCCAGGTGGAGGCAGACAGGTcccagggctgcagggaggggcAATGGGTGTCTTGATGTCCATTTCAGGACTCAGGAGATGCACTTGGAAGATGGTATTCCAGCTGGAGTCTGCCTGCCCCACCAGGCTTGACAGCTCGTAGGATCCTGAGCCCCACAATCATCCCCAGCCCAAGACAGGTCTCTCAGCTCACCTGTGCTGAAG contains:
- the SLC2A4RG gene encoding SLC2A4 regulator — translated: MEAERPPASGSGCGRPPLRTAGRDPATAPVSVPAPPQGPAVEFALPQEPEPRAADLGAPGAGAAGPPTLSAHIPVPAHRTPPGKARLDEVMAATALTSLSTSPLLLGAPGVTFSTEPCLEPWREAPVQPPGSGGSWDPASDQSSPSTPSPPLPPEAAHFLFGESTLRKRKSSLQGLFQCLWKRCGKVLSSASGMQRHIRLVHLGRQAELEQSDGEEDFYYTELDSGMDSLTDGLSGLTPGSPTALVPPAFPRLEPPEPLALPSLLRLPALPLPPVLSTTSPSQVCPSDHAHQVGEVTGGSQGARGHSSASSQGCLAPVRLEPQTTPVRACVPALPAKPSANPRKPRGDAKKCRKVYGMDHRDLWCTACRWKKACQRFLD